One genomic window of Ruminococcus gauvreauii includes the following:
- the rlmD gene encoding 23S rRNA (uracil(1939)-C(5))-methyltransferase RlmD translates to MKKGDICQGTISGVDFPNKGRICLEDNTVTVKNGIPGQKIEFMVNKKRGGRLEGRLLKVLEKSPLEKREPVCSIFPACGGCMYQTMPYDEQLEMKQNQVKKLLDDVIREEYVFEPIKRSPREFAYRNKMEFSFGDEYKGGPLSLGLHKKGSTYDVLTAADCRLVHEDMTKILTCVLEFFQEKGVGYYYKKMQHTGYLRHLLLRRADTTGEILVNLVTTSQEEHDLQPLTERLLGIDTQGKIVGILHIINDSLSDVVKSDETRILYGQDFFYEELLGLKFKITPFSFFQPNSGAAEVLYNTVREYIGDTRDMTVFDLYSGTGTISQIAAAVARSVVGVEIVEEAVEAAKENAAMNGITNCTFVAGDVLKVLDDLTGKPDLIILDPPRDGIHPKALPKILDYGVERIVYISCKPTSLARDLELIQERGYRVDRCVCVDQFVHTVHVETAVLLVRKT, encoded by the coding sequence ATGAAAAAAGGCGATATCTGCCAGGGGACAATATCCGGCGTAGACTTTCCGAATAAGGGAAGGATATGTCTGGAAGACAACACGGTAACTGTAAAAAACGGGATTCCAGGACAGAAAATCGAATTTATGGTCAATAAAAAACGCGGAGGCCGTCTGGAGGGACGGCTTCTTAAGGTTCTGGAGAAGTCCCCGCTTGAGAAGCGCGAGCCGGTCTGCAGCATCTTTCCGGCGTGCGGAGGATGTATGTACCAGACGATGCCGTATGATGAACAGCTGGAGATGAAACAGAATCAGGTGAAAAAACTGCTGGACGATGTCATCCGGGAGGAATATGTGTTTGAACCGATCAAGAGAAGCCCCAGAGAGTTTGCGTACAGGAACAAGATGGAATTTTCTTTCGGCGACGAGTATAAGGGAGGCCCGCTGTCACTTGGGCTCCATAAAAAAGGCAGCACGTATGATGTCCTGACGGCAGCAGACTGCCGACTCGTCCATGAGGATATGACAAAGATTCTCACATGTGTGCTGGAGTTTTTTCAGGAAAAAGGCGTGGGTTATTATTATAAGAAGATGCAGCATACAGGATATCTGCGGCATCTGCTGCTCAGGAGGGCGGATACCACAGGAGAGATCCTGGTAAACCTGGTGACTACTTCACAGGAAGAGCACGATCTTCAGCCGCTCACTGAGCGTCTGCTTGGCATCGATACACAGGGGAAGATCGTGGGTATCCTGCACATCATCAATGATTCACTGTCTGATGTCGTGAAAAGTGACGAGACAAGAATCCTGTACGGCCAGGATTTTTTCTATGAGGAATTACTGGGACTCAAATTCAAGATCACCCCGTTTTCATTTTTCCAGCCTAATTCCGGAGCAGCAGAGGTGCTGTATAATACAGTGCGGGAGTATATCGGAGATACAAGGGATATGACGGTGTTTGACCTGTACAGCGGTACGGGTACGATCTCCCAGATTGCCGCGGCAGTAGCCCGCAGTGTGGTGGGCGTGGAGATTGTAGAGGAGGCGGTGGAGGCTGCGAAAGAAAATGCGGCCATGAACGGGATCACAAACTGCACGTTTGTCGCCGGCGATGTACTGAAGGTTCTCGATGATCTGACCGGGAAGCCGGATTTAATTATTCTGGATCCTCCGAGAGACGGAATCCATCCGAAGGCACTGCCGAAAATCCTGGACTACGGTGTGGAGAGGATCGTCTATATTTCCTGCAAGCCGACGAGCCTGGCACGCGACCTGGAGCTGATACAGGAGCGGGGCTACAGGGTGGATAGGTGTGTTTGTGTTGACCAGTTCGTGCATACGGTGCACGTGGAGACCGCCGTGCTTCTCGTGCGGAAAACTTGA
- a CDS encoding EAL domain-containing protein, with product MKLRKPKNISIFKKLLASMMAVVILQGVLFLSVLYINGGFHYLKENACESFSSTAGARKNTLENLMVKGWSDFGDYPKRIQETIKTELENRGRNIQDLNSDKKLNNEIILAVSEDIMDLLRRNMITESFIILNGYGESDEYCGLLVRDLDPDTYSGTEDLLLEVGSVSVAKELGLALDSYWTAKFTLSKEAGNLDVYSKPVEAASFYTERKPLELGYWSSFFRWKDNDMKVLTHSIPLVQDGVVYGVLGISVSEDYMESLLLPNELDQGGKASYMLATTNRSQDAYTPVLSTGLIQNEISKESTLTFAEKPIGQKVYDMEGTDNCGSIHQINLYNRTSPFFATKWNLIGIQPKDVLYSTSAHLQLAIVMAFVISIILGITGAVLGSYFFTKPIKRMVRVLKSKNAEEELEFDDSDVREIQALGNAMKFLNETVRENASKLSQIIELVDLPLGAVEYRMDSDKVFCTQKVLTMLKFDPARCENRLIDREYFDLYLKNNKLDDLLSVSAEKDFCVPGEASQQWIHFKSMAEPERVLITVMDITQDVNEKQKIEYERDYDILTHLLNRRAFKRKVSEILNHAESRKQLGAMIMWDLDNLKYVNDAYGHDYGDKYIQRAAQIFGSLGGEHTLVGRISGDEFLAFVPECGSREELLDSVYRIKDRLNTTKLIMPDKEEIALRASGGIAWYPDDGITYDELKRYADFAMYDTKNSYKGAVKEFDRKSYEKDYLLIQGREKLNKLIEDKAITYVFQPIVDTSDGSVFAYEALMRPTIMELASPADVMRLASDQSRLPDIEELTFTQALYEYSRQREAFGDCKLFINSIPNQLISPEVEKHLLEQYPDCRGRLVIEIMESEQADGEIMREKHEMAGRLGAGIAIDDFGSGYSSESTLLYMQPQYVKIDISIVRNIDDDEDKQSLVANFMSYTKARGIKVIGEGVETRAEMETLTALGVEYLQGYYVGRPSRQASQIDDGIRREIERINRIRK from the coding sequence ATGAAATTAAGAAAACCGAAGAACATTTCGATTTTTAAGAAACTGCTTGCCTCCATGATGGCAGTGGTAATTCTTCAGGGAGTACTGTTTCTCTCGGTCCTTTATATTAACGGCGGATTTCACTATCTCAAAGAAAATGCCTGTGAGAGTTTCAGCAGCACTGCGGGAGCCAGAAAAAATACACTGGAAAATCTGATGGTGAAAGGCTGGTCTGATTTCGGTGATTATCCGAAGCGGATTCAGGAGACAATAAAAACCGAACTGGAAAACAGGGGAAGAAACATACAGGATCTGAATTCTGACAAAAAATTGAATAACGAGATCATCCTTGCAGTATCAGAAGACATCATGGACCTTCTTCGCAGGAATATGATTACGGAATCTTTTATTATATTGAATGGATATGGGGAAAGTGATGAATACTGCGGTCTCCTTGTGCGCGACCTGGATCCGGATACTTATTCGGGGACTGAAGATCTTCTGCTTGAGGTTGGGTCTGTCAGTGTTGCCAAGGAACTCGGCCTCGCGCTGGACTCTTACTGGACGGCCAAATTTACGCTGAGCAAAGAGGCGGGTAATTTGGATGTGTACAGTAAACCTGTGGAGGCGGCCAGTTTTTATACGGAAAGAAAACCTCTGGAGCTTGGTTACTGGTCATCATTTTTCCGATGGAAAGACAATGATATGAAAGTTTTGACTCACTCCATACCGCTGGTTCAGGATGGAGTCGTCTACGGAGTTCTGGGTATATCAGTTTCGGAAGATTATATGGAGTCGCTACTGTTGCCAAATGAGCTGGATCAGGGAGGGAAGGCCTCTTATATGCTTGCAACGACCAACAGAAGTCAGGACGCATATACGCCCGTTCTTTCCACAGGCCTGATTCAGAACGAGATCAGCAAAGAGAGCACACTGACATTTGCAGAGAAACCAATCGGCCAAAAGGTTTATGATATGGAAGGCACTGACAACTGCGGCAGTATTCATCAGATCAATCTTTACAACAGGACTTCACCGTTTTTTGCCACAAAGTGGAATCTGATCGGAATACAGCCGAAGGATGTACTGTACAGTACCTCCGCACATCTGCAGCTGGCTATCGTTATGGCATTTGTGATTTCCATTATACTGGGTATAACGGGAGCCGTATTGGGAAGCTATTTTTTTACCAAGCCCATCAAGCGCATGGTGCGGGTGCTGAAGTCCAAAAATGCGGAAGAAGAGCTGGAATTTGACGATTCTGACGTCCGCGAAATTCAGGCGCTCGGAAATGCAATGAAATTCTTAAATGAGACAGTGCGTGAAAATGCTTCGAAATTGTCACAGATCATTGAGCTGGTAGATCTTCCTCTGGGAGCCGTTGAATATCGTATGGACTCCGACAAAGTGTTCTGCACGCAGAAAGTACTTACCATGCTGAAATTCGATCCCGCGCGCTGCGAAAACCGGCTGATCGACAGGGAATATTTTGATCTGTATCTGAAAAACAATAAGCTGGATGATCTGCTTAGCGTCAGCGCTGAAAAGGATTTTTGCGTTCCGGGTGAGGCTTCTCAGCAATGGATACATTTTAAATCCATGGCAGAACCTGAGCGGGTACTGATCACTGTGATGGACATTACCCAGGATGTGAATGAGAAGCAGAAAATAGAATATGAGAGAGACTATGATATACTGACACATCTGCTGAACAGAAGGGCATTTAAGAGAAAAGTCAGTGAGATTCTGAATCATGCGGAAAGCAGAAAACAGCTTGGCGCCATGATCATGTGGGATCTGGACAATCTAAAGTATGTCAATGATGCGTATGGACATGACTATGGGGATAAATATATACAGCGTGCGGCGCAGATTTTTGGGAGCCTGGGAGGGGAACACACCCTTGTCGGAAGAATCTCGGGAGATGAATTTCTGGCGTTCGTGCCGGAATGCGGATCGAGAGAGGAACTGCTCGACAGCGTTTACCGGATCAAGGACCGGCTGAATACGACGAAACTCATTATGCCGGACAAAGAAGAAATCGCACTTCGTGCTTCAGGCGGTATCGCCTGGTATCCGGATGACGGCATTACATATGATGAGCTGAAGCGCTATGCGGACTTTGCCATGTATGATACGAAGAACAGCTACAAGGGTGCTGTGAAAGAGTTTGACAGAAAATCCTATGAAAAGGATTACCTTCTTATCCAGGGCAGAGAGAAATTGAATAAGCTGATTGAAGATAAGGCTATTACCTATGTGTTCCAGCCGATTGTAGACACCTCGGATGGCAGTGTATTTGCCTATGAAGCGCTGATGCGGCCCACAATCATGGAACTGGCTTCTCCGGCCGATGTGATGCGTCTTGCAAGCGATCAGTCCAGGCTTCCGGATATTGAAGAGCTGACTTTCACTCAGGCATTGTATGAGTACAGCAGGCAGCGCGAGGCTTTTGGAGACTGCAAACTGTTCATCAATTCAATACCGAATCAGCTGATAAGCCCGGAGGTGGAGAAACATCTGCTTGAGCAATATCCGGACTGCAGGGGAAGGCTGGTCATTGAAATCATGGAGAGTGAACAGGCGGATGGTGAGATCATGAGAGAAAAGCATGAGATGGCCGGCCGGCTCGGGGCGGGGATCGCGATTGATGATTTTGGTTCGGGATACAGTTCAGAATCCACACTGCTCTATATGCAGCCGCAGTATGTGAAGATTGACATCAGCATTGTCCGGAATATTGACGACGATGAGGATAAACAGTCGCTTGTCGCTAACTTTATGAGCTATACAAAAGCCCGCGGCATCAAAGTCATAGGTGAAGGCGTAGAGACAAGGGCTGAGATGGAAACGCTGACGGCTCTGGGCGTCGAATACCTTCAGGGGTATTACGTAGGCAGACCATCCCGTCAGGCCAGCCAGATCGATGACGGTATCCGCAGGGAAATTGAAAGGATTAACCGTATACGAAAGTAA